In a single window of the Nocardioides sp. L-11A genome:
- a CDS encoding ATP-binding cassette domain-containing protein: MTANTPVASTDKLTKVYGDRVAVDMVTMTVRRGEVYGFLGPNGAGKTTTLRMLLGLVRPTSGTAAITTGPDHPSVGALIEGPGFHPYLSGRANLRVLARHRGQSDAEVERVLERVDLGSRGDDRFKGYSLGMKQRLGVAAALMGDPELIILDEPTNGLDPAGMADMRALVVDLARGGQTVLLSSHLLAEVQEICHRVGVIDGGRLLRESTVAELRGGVSLRIRATPEPEALAVAMRLAGDDGVRREADGALLLTLPADRAPDVTRALVGAGVDVHEITAAERSLEEVFFEMTSQKESVR; the protein is encoded by the coding sequence ATGACAGCGAACACACCGGTGGCGAGCACCGACAAGCTCACGAAGGTCTACGGCGACCGGGTCGCCGTCGACATGGTCACGATGACGGTCCGGCGCGGCGAGGTCTACGGCTTCCTCGGGCCCAACGGCGCCGGGAAGACGACGACCCTGCGGATGCTGCTCGGCCTGGTCCGGCCCACCTCGGGTACGGCCGCCATCACGACCGGTCCCGACCACCCGTCGGTCGGTGCGCTGATCGAGGGCCCCGGCTTCCACCCCTATCTCTCCGGGCGCGCCAACCTCCGGGTCCTGGCCCGGCATCGGGGGCAGTCCGACGCCGAGGTGGAGCGGGTCCTGGAGCGGGTGGACCTCGGCAGCCGCGGCGACGACAGGTTCAAGGGGTACTCCCTCGGCATGAAGCAGCGCCTCGGCGTCGCGGCCGCGCTGATGGGCGACCCGGAGCTGATCATCCTCGACGAGCCGACCAACGGTCTCGACCCGGCGGGCATGGCCGACATGCGCGCCCTCGTCGTCGACCTCGCCCGCGGCGGCCAGACGGTCCTGCTCTCCAGCCATCTGCTGGCGGAGGTCCAGGAGATCTGCCACCGGGTCGGCGTGATCGACGGCGGCCGGCTGCTGCGGGAGTCCACCGTGGCCGAGCTGCGCGGCGGCGTGTCCCTGCGGATCCGAGCCACCCCGGAGCCGGAGGCGCTGGCGGTCGCGATGCGCCTGGCGGGCGACGACGGCGTACGACGCGAGGCCGACGGCGCCCTCCTGCTGACCCTGCCCGCCGACCGGGCCCCCGACGTCACCCGCGCGCTGGTCGGCGCCGGAGTCGACGTCCACGAGATCACCGCTGCCGAGCGCAGCCTCGAAGAGGTCTTCTTCGAGATGACGAGCCAGAAGGAGTCCGTGCGATGA
- a CDS encoding ABC transporter permease subunit, with product MSTTTATVRSTRAELMRLRAWPAVWITLGAWLLLSVMFGYLFTYLSYTSGDPGFADEGTTQAQQLARMMPDAVPNVFLQGMPMFGGALMMVLGALVAGNGYGWGTWKTLFSQGVRRTPALLGSVSALTAVVVGTLVVTFGLDLGISLVIAASESQDVVLPSLGSVGEAAGAGFLVLEMWALLGFLLGTLARGPALSVGLGLVWALVVENLLRGVGQLLGWVESLTEVLPGTSAGSLIGAVIGIDPSSGDQTPGVLDTVPADRAAITVAVYVVLAVVASIALVRRRDVA from the coding sequence ATGAGTACGACGACCGCCACTGTCCGCAGCACCCGGGCCGAGCTGATGCGCCTGCGCGCCTGGCCGGCCGTGTGGATCACCCTCGGCGCCTGGCTGCTGCTGAGCGTGATGTTCGGCTACCTGTTCACCTATCTGTCCTACACCAGCGGCGACCCCGGCTTCGCCGACGAGGGCACCACGCAGGCACAGCAGCTCGCCCGGATGATGCCGGACGCCGTGCCCAACGTGTTCCTGCAGGGCATGCCGATGTTCGGGGGCGCACTGATGATGGTGCTCGGCGCCCTGGTCGCCGGGAACGGCTACGGGTGGGGCACCTGGAAGACGCTCTTCTCGCAGGGCGTGCGGCGTACACCGGCCCTGCTCGGCTCCGTGTCCGCGCTCACCGCGGTCGTGGTCGGCACCCTCGTGGTCACCTTCGGGCTCGACCTCGGCATCTCCCTGGTCATCGCGGCCAGCGAGTCGCAGGACGTCGTCCTGCCCTCCCTCGGATCGGTCGGCGAGGCCGCCGGCGCCGGCTTCCTGGTGCTCGAGATGTGGGCCCTGCTCGGCTTCCTGCTCGGCACCCTTGCCCGCGGACCGGCCCTGTCCGTCGGCCTCGGCCTGGTCTGGGCGCTGGTCGTCGAGAACCTGCTGCGCGGTGTCGGCCAGCTCCTCGGCTGGGTCGAGAGCCTCACCGAGGTACTGCCGGGCACCTCCGCCGGCTCGCTCATCGGCGCCGTCATCGGGATCGACCCGAGCTCTGGCGACCAGACCCCCGGCGTCCTGGACACCGTCCCCGCCGACCGAGCCGCGATCACCGTCGCGGTCTACGTCGTCCTCGCCGTGGTCGCCAGCATCGCGCTGGTCCGGCGTCGCGACGTCGCCTGA
- a CDS encoding GNAT family N-acetyltransferase — translation MQAPSERPGLDLRPVGYLHPDAVTLVARVQQEYVERYGSPDESPVDPAGFVLPEGIFLVGYDDSGSPGVPVATGAWRRSPVRVLGGASAVEVKRMFVVAERRGRGFARAVLAELEVTARAAGHDLVVLETGLRQPEAIGLYRSAGYEDIDGFGFYRDAPLSRCFGKRI, via the coding sequence ATGCAAGCCCCCTCCGAACGCCCCGGACTCGACCTCCGCCCGGTCGGCTACCTGCACCCCGACGCCGTGACGCTGGTCGCCCGGGTCCAGCAGGAGTACGTCGAGAGGTACGGATCGCCCGACGAGAGTCCTGTCGACCCGGCCGGCTTCGTGCTCCCCGAGGGCATCTTCCTCGTCGGGTACGACGACAGCGGGTCGCCCGGCGTACCGGTCGCGACGGGCGCCTGGCGGCGGTCGCCGGTGCGGGTGCTGGGTGGTGCCAGCGCGGTCGAGGTCAAGCGGATGTTCGTGGTCGCCGAGCGGCGGGGGCGCGGCTTCGCCCGCGCCGTCCTCGCCGAGCTGGAGGTCACCGCCCGCGCCGCGGGGCACGACCTGGTCGTCCTCGAGACCGGGCTGCGCCAGCCCGAGGCGATCGGTCTGTACCGCAGCGCCGGATACGAGGACATCGACGGCTTCGGGTTCTACCGGGACGCCCCGCTGTCCCGCTGCTTCGGCAAGCGGATCTGA
- the serC gene encoding phosphoserine transaminase — protein MTDIQIPAELKPADGRFGAGPSKIQTSHLDALAATGVSLMGTSHRQAPVRDTVGRVLQGLGDLFDLPDGYEVVLGNGGATAFWDIAAFGLIEKKSQHLTFGEFSSKFASSVKAAPWLDAPSVIASDPGTRPVAVAEAGADAYAWAHNETSTAVMAPVVRPEGADEGALVLIDATSGAGGLPVDLLESDVYYFAPQKSFASDGGLWFGVFSPAAIERAERIAASERYIPPFFNLKTAIDNSRLNQTYNTPSVATLFLMAEQLDWMNAQGGLKGMVERTTASSDALYGWAERTAYTTPYVADPANRSLVIGTIDFDDAIDAAEVAKVLRANGIVDTEPYRKLGRNQLRIAMYPAIDPADIEALTASIDHVVGRL, from the coding sequence GTGACCGACATCCAGATCCCCGCCGAGCTCAAGCCCGCCGACGGCCGCTTCGGCGCCGGGCCCTCGAAGATCCAGACCAGCCACCTCGACGCGCTGGCCGCGACCGGCGTCTCGCTGATGGGCACCTCGCACCGCCAGGCGCCGGTGCGCGACACCGTGGGCCGGGTGCTGCAGGGTCTCGGCGACCTCTTCGACCTCCCCGACGGCTACGAGGTCGTCCTCGGCAACGGCGGCGCCACGGCGTTCTGGGACATCGCGGCGTTCGGGCTGATCGAGAAGAAGTCGCAGCACCTCACCTTCGGCGAGTTCTCCAGCAAGTTCGCCTCCTCGGTCAAGGCGGCCCCGTGGCTGGACGCGCCGTCGGTCATCGCCTCCGACCCGGGCACCCGGCCGGTCGCGGTCGCCGAGGCGGGCGCCGACGCCTACGCCTGGGCGCACAACGAGACCTCGACCGCCGTGATGGCGCCGGTGGTCCGCCCCGAGGGCGCCGACGAGGGCGCCCTCGTCCTCATCGACGCCACCTCGGGCGCCGGCGGCCTGCCCGTCGACCTCCTCGAGAGCGACGTCTACTACTTCGCGCCGCAGAAGAGCTTCGCCTCCGACGGCGGCCTGTGGTTCGGCGTGTTCAGCCCCGCGGCGATCGAGCGCGCCGAGCGGATCGCGGCCTCCGAGCGCTACATCCCGCCGTTCTTCAACCTCAAGACGGCCATCGACAACAGCCGCCTCAACCAGACCTACAACACCCCGTCGGTCGCCACGCTCTTCCTGATGGCCGAGCAGCTGGACTGGATGAACGCCCAGGGCGGCCTCAAGGGCATGGTCGAGCGGACCACCGCCTCGTCCGACGCGCTCTACGGCTGGGCCGAGCGCACGGCGTACACGACGCCCTATGTGGCGGACCCGGCGAACCGCTCCCTGGTGATCGGCACCATCGACTTCGACGACGCGATCGACGCCGCCGAGGTCGCGAAGGTGCTGCGCGCCAACGGGATCGTCGACACCGAGCCCTACCGCAAGCTCGGCCGCAACCAGCTGCGGATCGCGATGTACCCGGCGATCGACCCCGCCGACATCGAGGCGCTGACGGCGTCGATCGACCACGTGGTCGGCCGGCTCTGA
- a CDS encoding O-acetyl-ADP-ribose deacetylase → MMDIEVVEGDITAQHVDAVVNAANRAMRGGGGVDGAIHAAGGPEVLADCVRRFPDGLATGDAGWTTAGLMPARWVIHVVGPNRRAGETDRTLLTSCYRRALEVADELGARSVAFPLVSAGVYGWPKEDAVDAALETLRGAPTDVELARMVAFGRSAYDLIAGRL, encoded by the coding sequence GTGATGGACATCGAGGTCGTCGAGGGCGACATCACCGCGCAGCACGTCGACGCCGTCGTCAACGCCGCCAACCGGGCCATGCGTGGGGGTGGCGGCGTCGACGGGGCGATCCATGCCGCCGGCGGGCCGGAGGTGCTCGCCGATTGCGTACGGCGCTTCCCCGACGGTCTCGCGACCGGCGACGCCGGCTGGACCACGGCTGGCCTGATGCCCGCCCGCTGGGTGATCCACGTCGTCGGCCCCAACCGCCGTGCAGGCGAGACCGACCGGACCCTGCTGACCTCCTGCTACCGCCGCGCGCTCGAGGTGGCCGACGAGCTCGGCGCGCGCTCGGTCGCCTTCCCCCTGGTGAGTGCCGGTGTCTACGGCTGGCCCAAGGAGGACGCCGTCGACGCCGCGCTGGAGACCCTGCGCGGTGCGCCCACCGACGTCGAGCTGGCCCGGATGGTCGCCTTCGGACGCTCGGCGTACGACCTCATCGCCGGCCGGCTGTAA
- a CDS encoding DUF1905 domain-containing protein: protein MTEHEFTAPLWRWQARDEETGGAWFFVSLPFEVSDLIDEAGPRQGFGSVRVEVSVGGSTWRTSVFPSVEEKTFVLPVKKAVRTAEGLVEGGPCTVRLRTVE, encoded by the coding sequence CCGAGCACGAGTTCACCGCGCCGCTGTGGCGCTGGCAGGCGCGCGACGAGGAGACCGGCGGCGCCTGGTTCTTCGTCAGCCTGCCGTTCGAGGTGTCCGACCTCATCGACGAGGCCGGGCCGCGCCAGGGCTTCGGGAGCGTGCGGGTCGAGGTGAGCGTGGGCGGCAGCACGTGGCGCACCTCGGTCTTCCCCAGCGTCGAGGAGAAGACGTTCGTGCTCCCCGTGAAGAAGGCGGTGCGCACCGCCGAGGGCCTGGTCGAGGGTGGACCGTGCACGGTGCGGCTCCGTACGGTCGAGTGA